In Bradyrhizobium sp. 1(2017), one DNA window encodes the following:
- a CDS encoding amino acid ABC transporter permease, producing the protein MYQWDFGILWSYRWLFLNGLGVTVGFTVVIVVCGLLFGLLGAFGSLSRFKALRLAALAFIEAFRCTPILVQLIWFYYALPILAGVEMTPITASALALSLYGGSFYSEIIRGGIISIDRGQSEAGAALGMTPIQTMRRIVLPQAIKRMIPALMNQSIIQFKNTSLVSVLAVPDLVYQSQVAAHDSYRPLETYTAVAVAYAAILIPLTILVRRGEKRLAVSE; encoded by the coding sequence ATGTATCAGTGGGACTTCGGAATTCTCTGGAGCTATCGCTGGCTCTTTCTCAACGGGCTCGGCGTCACCGTCGGCTTCACCGTGGTCATCGTGGTGTGCGGGCTGCTGTTCGGCCTGCTGGGTGCCTTCGGCAGCCTGTCGCGCTTCAAGGCGCTGCGCCTCGCCGCGCTTGCCTTCATCGAGGCGTTCCGCTGCACGCCGATCCTGGTGCAGCTGATCTGGTTCTATTACGCACTGCCGATCCTCGCCGGCGTCGAGATGACGCCGATCACGGCCTCGGCGCTGGCGCTCTCGCTCTATGGCGGCTCGTTCTATTCCGAGATCATCCGCGGCGGCATCATCTCGATCGATCGCGGCCAGTCCGAAGCCGGCGCCGCGCTCGGCATGACGCCGATCCAGACCATGCGCCGCATCGTGCTGCCGCAGGCGATCAAGCGCATGATCCCGGCGCTGATGAATCAGTCGATCATCCAGTTCAAGAACACCTCGCTGGTCTCGGTGCTGGCGGTGCCCGACCTCGTCTATCAGAGCCAGGTCGCCGCCCATGACAGCTACCGGCCGCTGGAAACCTACACCGCCGTCGCGGTCGCCTATGCGGCGATCCTGATTCCGCTCACCATCCTCGTCCGGCGCGGCGAGAAGCGACTGGCGGTCAGCGAATGA